In the Pelmatolapia mariae isolate MD_Pm_ZW linkage group LG10_11, Pm_UMD_F_2, whole genome shotgun sequence genome, ATTGTAGTACTCACTTGTATTTTTTAGTCATGAAAATGCAGACGAGTATGAAGGCCACAGTGGTACCAATCCCCACTACAGAGGGAATGATGATGTGATTGTAGTTCTCTACACCTGAAAAAAATAGAAGTCGTGTTAGTGCCCTTCTTGGTTTTTGCTGCAAAAGTAGAAATGAGACTAAAcctagttttatttttaaagcagagTATAACTTCTATTCAAAATTACAAAATTCAACAACGAATTAAAAATATCTCACGTTTTACATGGAGTGTGAAAGTTTCAGGTGATGTTCGCCCTCCATTAAATTCAGCAGTGCAGGTTATCTCGCTGTTGTCATCCTTCTCTTCGGGAATAACTGTCAGGATGGACTGTGTCTCCCAGTTTCCTTGTTTAATATCTTTATGATGCACAATGATGTTTGTACTATCCAGATTCCATGTGAGTTTGGGAACATGAGTGGGGCAGGTGTGGATGACTGAACAGGTGACAGTGTAGGGCTTTCCTTGAGTGGCTGTCTTTGGTTTAATCACTGTAGGCTTTGGAGGCTCAGCTGAAAATCAAAAAGGCAGACATAAAGTAAGAGGCAAAGCAATTTAACAGAAAACTGGTATAGATGTTTGAAGTCATGGAAAGTTGGTGACATACTGAGCATGTTCAACTCGACACAGTCTTCAACAAAGGAGAACTTGTCCTTGGTGGGGTCATTGTTTTCTGTTCGCACTAGTTCAACCCGGAAACAGAAAGGACCATTGTCATGACCTTTAACTTCAGTTATTTCTAAGGTGCAGTTCTTCTGACCCAGCTCTCCCACCAGCCTTGTTCGGCCCTTAAAGCTGTCCTTAATCAGTGTATAATCCTCATGATAGATGTTTCTTTTTGTGCCATCGTATTCATGCCAGATTCCTCTGAGTCTGGAGGAGGGCAGGTTTCCTCCAGTATGGGAGAATGAACATGGTACCACAACACAGGATGTAACCAGAGCGTCAATGCTTTTTACAACATTGGCCTTCCATTCATCACTGGACACGGAGCTACAGATGGCTGACAGAGAATTTTGAAAATAACAAggaaattatttaattatacACATTAAGCGTAAAGAGACTGGAAATAAATAGCTGACCAGTGATGTTACCTGCAAAAAGCAGACAGAATTCCATCATAATTTTCTGCTTGGCCATTCTTCTCTGATGTTGGGATGTTTGATTGagactaaagaaatcaaaatacTACATTTCACCATCATAACCAAAATAAACCACGGCTGTCAAAGTGGATATTCAAACAGGATTAATGCCAATagacatttatttataattattcaTACCAATTTTTATCTGACAAATACGAGCCATCACAGTAGAAAAGGGATTTCCCCTCAGTGTAATGTAAATAAAGTATatttcacaaataaataatgGCATTATTTTTAGTAAAAGTATCATATATTgcttatatgtatgtgtgtaattTAAACAAATGGGTGATACGGACAATACCAAAAATACAGCCACAGAACAAAACCTTCAAGCAACACTAGAGGGCGCGCCCTTCATTATTTAGAGTCCaatgttaaaattttatttcattttttaaaataatttctgaaTGGAAGAATAGAATGTCAGTCTTGTGtagatttgaaaaataaaagatattgTGTATCACTCTTCGTAACAGTTTGCTGTTTTAATTTAGTGCACATACTCATCCAAGTCAGAGTTTTCTtttgaattttcttttaaaaacttttgcAGGATGGCTGCGGTTCCTTTTGGATCACTATCatgttagaatttttttttccgaAGCGTCTTGAGACTGACATTAATGTTCCATTCAGTATTTGGGAATACAACATTTCAATAGTACTGACAACTATGAATGCCATGTCTTCGCATACTGCCTCTCCTATCGAGTTTTCACCTGAGGTTGAGAACCCCAAGCAGTGACTGACAAACGTGTTAGCAAACATAGTGGATATTTCACTTTCTATCCAAGTAATTTCCTGCTGTTCATTAGGcttctttttatgttcattttccattagcaaagtttttcttttttgttcttaatAGTGTTTAGGTTAATCAATTTTGATTACACACAATATACACtaatatttaactttttaaatttttaacatttttgtgaCACAGTAGTGTAGTCATATTTATTGTATACTTTTTATACACTCTGCTGTACTGTACATGTTATCACTACAATTACCCCAGATCTTCAcgaaccccccccccaaaaaaaaaaccccaacaaccccAAAACAGCTAATGTGCACTATTTCGATTTCAAAGGTAtgataaaacctttaaaatgaacacaaaaatCTACTGAACGTTTATCAAATCCATGTACTAGTGTCACCACATACAGGTGTATGATATTGTAAAGGATGACTTTTTTTCACTTACCTGATAAAGCTGCTGCCTGGCTGATCTGAGACGCAACATTCACTCAGTACTCTTTCTTGAGAATAATTATGTGCTAATCTGGTCTGATGATGATTAGCACTGGATCCCCTGTCaaatggaaaaaaggaaaaagaaaagaaaaagaaaccaaacgACCAGAATAGAAAACAAAGTCAGTTTATTTCtctatgtagaaaaaaaaaactgaaagcagatATCGAGGCGGTAGCAACAGATTTGTCTGTGCAGATAGCTGGGAGGGGTCTCTGTTGATCTGTGTCTTCCATATTTGGGTGCATTTTGTTTTACTATTAGATACTCTGACCCAGATACCCACTCTGACCTCTGGGGGAAACACAAAGGACTGCAGGCTAAATGAGATAAGGTAGCTGTCAAAATGCACTCATACAGTCACTATAGAAATAAATCAATTTAGACAGAGTTCAGAAAGGGTGCCTAACAGGGGTATTcaataaaaatttaaagttGTCCAGTTAGACAAAATGTTCCCAAACAAAGGTCCAGAATATTCTACTGTTCCACGTGCATTATGATTCAATGCAGTATATTTTGAGGTAGTAATGGTGTTAGTAATAGTAGTAATCGTTGAATCcatgtctttatttattcaaCATCTGGCTGCCAAGTCAAAGAAAGAAACTACAattcaataacaatttaaataaTGTTTATCATTCAATTATTATGAACTGGAGGgttctttaataaaataataataatgataataataatgtaccTTTTGCATTCTAAAGTAAAATATAGAACTTTTGAGAAAGTTGTCTTCAAATAAATActtaataaacaaaacacaaggaaaGTAGTTTCAGTTTCCCCTCTTTTTCCTCAACTAAACTTCAAATGTATCAAtttcacaaaaaacatttaacatCACTTACTACTTCAGAATTCCTTGTCTCGTCTCCTCGATGGCACTTCGACTCTGAAGGAATGACTTGATTTGCTTGGTAGCGTCATGTGTGATAAGTACAAAACACAATGACTGTTCTGTGGCTttaatgtgaatgtgtgtgcacaCTGACTACCGTAAAGACAGCAAAGCTGTGCAGAATGAAATAACCTTACcgtaataataaaaacagatgtGCAGAGTAAAACTGGATCAAAATCTCATAATAAGTCAGTTTATGGATCTGCCTGTTGGTGACTTAAGGCTTAGaatttctcacagttttttctgcatttgtgcaTTATGTTGTTTAGAAGGCAATGATCACAAATCCCAAGGGCTTGGCAACTGATTGTCAAACATCAGCAACACTGACTCTTGTTGTAAAGAACCAAAACATTGATGCGGTTGGCTATCTACTTCTGTTAATATCcatgtgaaaagaaaaagccaTTGTGCAAAGAAATTTTCCAAAAGTGAATGAAATGCACACTACgtgatgaatgaatgaatgaaataaacagagaaaaaaaacagattgtGATAATCAATAACTGTTTAGCCCAGTCTGGgtcttatttttctctctttctcttccctgTCAGCAGGTAACGTTGGTTCATACAGGTGCTCCTCCCCAGAGTCTCCATATCTTTGCCTGATGTTCACATGTCAATGATCAGCTGGTTAACTCACCTGCCCCTCACCGGGTCATAAATTCCGCTATTTAAGCACACTTCCTGTCAccatcagtgttgggcaagttaatttgaaaaagtaattagccacacaaattatgtgtgcaactccaaaaaataatttctgtccactataagacagaggagaacatcacaagcctgatacctgcacgcctgacagcaggaggtgtatcactcctcctgtttttttcacctggagacagcgtttacactgcagTCTGCCTTTAGTAGCTTTTTGGCAGcaactgggacaaaaaatcggcccgggcattttgactagagaccggcccaccaggatagagattgaaaatgtgacgtcattcaggggtaaaaccgcaaaggattctgggaacttgaGGCAAGaggcaggctttcaattgaactcagttacacagcgataaaaagaaacccaaaaaatggcaagaggctgttgtattattaactgcaatagccggtcgcatgacagccacaggaagccgacgggtaaagagatcgtttttttttttttttatcggattacgtcgttgaagagaaattttttaagccatgtttccgaagtaagagccgacggatggtctggatataccaaatataacgtctcagaacactccagctcacatgttagtctgctccaagcattcccacaaaggtcagtgttttgtagtagttaatacgtcatttttcttaacataattggtgatataggttacaagcaagtctggcgctgaacagaaattgtcgctctatgctcctttatttattgtgcataaatagtgaattgtcctgacacaatattacgtttcgcttctgttattaccatggtacattgacaaaaacatatacttttattcacaggataaaacagttgttttgtatcactaattgcccagtgagattacaacatacaatattattgtcactgctacatttctgtaatgcgtaccagaaattatttccactactaattaattaccgttgagctcaaaggttatattaataaacagttaacgaatgtgtatttatgacgacaatttgtgagactggtaaacttacctttgttcgttGTGCATGCCTcgagttcccggcatgcaatgcgcgaaagtcacgtgatctgtcaatcgctataggaaaaaccttaaattaagaccaagaacactagaggtgagacatgatcattaattaatattaaaattaataaatgacagatttagtgatatttttataaacacctcctttccttttttgttctccattttctttagttcgtctataagattgctaaacaagggggagggtgcatccggcctcctcggctgtaattggtccagcccagagtcgatcatgaccaattggccaatCCAACACCTTTCGTTATATATAcccttccaaaaaaaaaaaaatccattggcccataaaaacaaaaaatcgccagcggcccaccgggcaaatgcccggtatgcccgatggccagtccagctatgctgaccagtcacctcattgttctgacacacaaaacaaaactatcgactacactacacactagaTACACACTGCAAACACcctaaacatcacaaatctttCACATCTCAAAGGTCTCTCTTTCATTCTCTCACCGCCATGACTCCTAAAacctccccctcttcctaaacaaccaaatgccatgttgccacaTAATTtgttgattggtcgacatggtacatttttccaccaataggaaaggggtggtttttcttttcttttccttttgttcACAAGCAGAGTGTTTGCAAGCATAGCATAgtaacgatagtattcaggaaaaagcattgagtatattttttttatcatgactctggttttacgtggcctgtcaccacaatttaaaactggtatatatatatttgaaggCCACACTTTTAACACGAAAAATCATGGTTGTCTTGGGTTGACATAGAATCTTGTTGCTATTTCATCTTGCAGTTTTTCCCAATTGTTTacacacattttctgaaagcatGCCTCATATTGTCagaactctacacacaaataaaacacacacacacacacacaatggataAAACCCTTCAATTCTTCTGCAAGATGAAACTCTACATTCAAAACAATGTAATTTCTTGTCAAAAtggcattttgttttcaaatgagACACACAAACCATCACATGAATAGACATTTATAAGAAACAGTTGAACACTGATGTGGTTAATGTAAAACACTATGACCACTTCTCCAGTCCTGACCAGACGCCAGGTCAgcggggagatatcatcacccccacccgagattgggtaccaagccccaagtgcgatagtagaaggatcgttgagtgcgagaggaactgacctgaaagataggatcatggcagcctggcagcacaaatgaccagctgctagttgacgagagacacccagaatggctaaccgaaggccggacagttctgatcctcaaggacccccagaagggaccggtcccctccacttaccgaccaataacctgcctcagcaccatgtggaagctcctgtcaggcatcatagcggctaagatgtacaggcacatgggtcaatacatgagcggggcacagaaagggatgggcaagaataccagaggtgcaaaacaccagctactggtagaccgagcactcagccgagactgcaagaccagactgaccaacctgtgcactgcctggattgattacaagaaggcctatgactcaatgccccacacctggatcctggaatgcctagaattgtacaagatcaacaggaccctgagAGCCTTCATCGGGAACTCAATGGGTATGTggtgtacaacactagaggccaactccaagcccatagcacaagtcaccatcaagtgcgggatctaccaaggagatgctctgtccccactgctgttctgcataggccttaACCCCCTCAGTGcgatcattgacaagactggctacggataccgactacggagtggaacagttgtcagccacctcctgtacatggatgacatcaagctgtatgccaagagtgaacaagacatcgattcactgatccacaccaccaggatatacagcagtgacatcggaatgtcgttcggactggagaagtgtagtcggatggtaacaaagagagggaaggtagtcagaactgaggggatcgaactaccagaaggcaacattgcagacatagaggacagttacaagtacctggggatcccgcaggcgaatgggaaccatgaagaggccgctaggaaagctgcaaccaccaagtacctgcagagggtcaggcaagtcctgaggagtcagctgaacggtaagaacaagatccgggccatcaacacctacgccctgcccgtgatcaggcaccctgctggggtaataggctggccaaaggaggagatagaagccactgacataaagacaagaatgctccttaccatgcatggagggtttcaccccaagtccagcatcctgaggctgtacgctaagcggaaggaaggaggccggggactggtgagtgtcagcaccacagtccaggatgagacgaggaacatccacgaatacatcacaaagacggccccaactgacagcatgctcagtgaatacctcaggcagcagaaacccaagaaagaggagggagacgaggaaccatcatggaaggacaggcccctgcatggtatgtaccaccggcagatagcagaggtggctgatacccagaaatcctaccagtggctggacaaagctggactgaaagacagcacagaggcactaatcatggcagcacaagaacaagctctgagtacaagatacatagaggctggggtctatcacaccaggcaagaccccaggtgcaggctgtgtaaagatgcccctgagacaatccagcacataacagcagggtgcaagatgctagcaggcagggcatacatggaacggcATAaacaagtggccggcatagtgtacaggaacatctgtgccgagtataacctggaagtcccgaggtcaaaatgggagatgcccccaagggtgatggagaatgaccgagctaagatcctgtgggacttccagatacagacggacaaaatggtgatggctaaccaaccggacatagtggtggtagacaaacagaagaagacggccgtagtgatcaaTGTAGCGGtcccgaatgacagcaacatcaggaagaaggaacatgagaagctcgagaaataccaagggctcagagaagagctcgagaagatgtggagggtgaaggtgacggtggtcccagtggtaatctgagcactaggtgcggtgactcccaagctaggcgagtggctccagcagatcccaggaacaacatcggagatctctgtccaggagagggcagtcctaggaacagctaagatactgcgcaggaccctcaagctcccaggcctctggtagaggacccgagcttgaaggattaaccgcccacaggggcgagcagggaattttatatatatatatatatatatatatatatatatatatatatatatatatatatatatatatatatatatataatatatatacacatacattatatatgatttttttctccaattcaccaggtctgtaaagttcagtatgactgtggtacatgatataaaagaataaatacagaagaataaaaactttaactttactcttcttaaatATAACTCAGAAAAAGTAACAGTAatagtaaaagtacaaatgtgtacaagttagagacttcctcagtaagtttacactcttttggagtgattttaattgtgtgttaaaggagaaagagattaggaggtgtagtagaggatgcagagtccaacatcactgaggccgtctctcctgcatgaagtccaggtgctggttttccagtgtgtgcgtctgatggcccaaagctgactcagagccgtaacaccatcaatggctgcagtatggaacagatgtgggtgtgtccttatctcccagaggagtccaaatcgtcatcaaacagccctacagacacaaaaacatgtgaaaatataaacaaccagactatcagcagtgatttaactactttaagacctctgtgaaaatcatttacagtatatatcacagaatttaaggcctttataatcacagagcatacagagaaaagtactaaactgaatcaattatttcagcttttgtttttcatgatgtatattgtattaataattaaatttcattatctgtgtctttaccacacatgtgccacacaggtgtaggtactgtaggttcagtgaatgcttaaattgcactgattagaatatactggacattcaaagctaagattcagcgcactgtgttagaggctgggatttgatgaattcatcatatatacaacctttgatcatcatttatgtccaggtgagaatgaatctgtgcactcacacattaaatgaactgaaatcagtagtgtgatctccagtcttgatataaggaatgagagaactgacagctgttattttaatcagcctgtctcagttgttttaactctaaatATCACAAAGTAGGGCTGTTcaatataacgatatatatcggatgacgatataaaaacgtctatcgtttcattttacgctatcgtttgtttcgtggtgtcgcaaaataaattgtttacggcaatattttttcatcgttttgatggtcactgtagtggctatattaacttcttaaagttctctctttctcttatattttatataaccacactatggacggacaagcgcctgtttttatgcgttgtggttagcaacaacgacggtaacagcatcgcgtgtccgcttgtttatgttccacataaacctttcacaataaagctcaagatcctgttgagacttttcaaaataaactgaatcacgtgaaagagcagattatttacggatgagaagtaaaaaagagccgccaggtgttaaaaaaataaaccttagactaaaacgttagaacaggcttttccccgcagcacgccgtgtaataaatactcacaaagaaaacggcggccgttacaacttatgtctaaaaatttATCGTTTCacgcatcggttaaaacactcgactccaggtacatgacgcgcagctggaaacacttcctgCAAGACGAGCTGccagagattcacagaatttacagaaaatgttaccttTTTgagatttatatcgttatcgggacgatagaattcttatatcgggatatgagattttggtcatatcgcacagccctatcacaaagtaatgtggtaacatctggactgacgagtttactgtcagcattgtaatcGATAGTTTAAAGGCTTTAGGTTGcagccaatgttccctctaatttttcatgtgtctgagcgaacacacaaactccctgagcgatcccttggaccactgtgagcaacagcagacgtgtgcactgtggtcacgccagcgtcGAATCCTttcaagttacatggtttattaaaataatcaaattacagcatttacatttatgctaGACTATTTTTAAATTAAGTGCTTttgcccacttacaatgaaaatttaaaaaaatcttgttcatgacctttgtagtatgttaacactattggaagtaaaaataaagctctgacttgtattatgactataagtctgtggtctgggagagagtcctgtaactgtctgcaaaatacagtaatgaccaatgctgggcaactaattatatagttacttcacTTAAAAAAGTTattgagttttgcaaacaacaaagttttttgcagctgtttacctaaaaaagcagccaaggatttttttaaacaaacatttcaaaatattaacagaacaatcagctgttctgcatcaaatctgatgccacacaaattatttctgtccactatgagataaaaaaacaacagcctgatacctgcaggcctgacaacaggatatgtatcactcctgtaacattcagcagtcgcctcattgttctgacacacacaacaaaactattgactacactacacactaactacacaagatttgtgctaaacgtcgcaaatctctcacatctcaaaacaccatcgtcactcctaaaacttccccccgtctcttaacaactaaatgccatgttgccatatcattttttgattggtcgatatggtacatttttcgaccaataggaaagggtggggtttatTGGTTTTGGCTTTGCTCACAGgcagagagtgctttcgagtgttttccttataaaacgccattTGTACTGTTTCTTCCCGcggtaaatataaacaacgatagtattcaggaagaaaaacaaacattgcatatatttttatcataactttggttttacgtggcctatcacaACAcctaacacaatttaaaaactggtacaaagtccacactttttccgtcaattgttccgtctgttctgctcacatctccaatggttgtacatgttgtcattaacgtggcttcactccacatcagccacgccgctttgctagctaaaacaccggcgTCGGCACATAacgacgctgtcatagcctgtcaacgacgttgattagctgcgtatttACGAATGTGAATCACGTGATTGGCtgaactatgggataaggtggcatcgttctaatcccatactggagcagccagtcacttactgatcaacactgcaaaacagaattgttaaagttttatttttaatttcaattcaggttagattttttttgtgtgcagagaccgtgccagcagtgcgcaattgcgcacgcgcgcagcttagagggaacattggttacagccattgctctaacgctgtataaatgtaacaaagcTCAGTGCTGTTTCTaatagtctgagctgcttccagttTTTTTGTGAAGAggacagcagcttacaaaacacgtagctagctcgtacagctgcgacatAAAATTTTCACAAGCtaaaatgaccttaaaataaagGGGCTAcatgcggtgatgctagcgttagccatgttagcacgtcacctcgttaccttcaacaggttgtcagactgcgtaaacaggcactcagtcagaggttgcgctctatgtttcgctgcagggtcccttcattcttcacatatccgtgtcgagccgaatgtaaatcccgaggctaaacggcctttgtacaagcacacacgcttcttagcagggcgaagctatgagctagaaaaatccaggcagacagcctgtgtctgtccaaccaatcagagagctccttacatctcacggtgtggctaatttgaatagccgcaggatttttaaaatgaagttgttaatccaacagCTAATCCATAAattaatccctgagcgaacaggaaagggaaatggattttgaaatgcagtttattaaggtgcaattggaaaaaagatttttgaactgcagtttattaaagtggatttcaataatgttttttgaaatgaagtttttaaaaagcattttaaaaatcagtttattaaattggaattcaaaaatgaatttacaaatggaaaatttattctacaattcattatttcagcacagaattctttatttcgatgcgcgt is a window encoding:
- the LOC134636946 gene encoding myelin-associated glycoprotein-like: MAKQKIMMEFCLLFAAICSSVSSDEWKANVVKSIDALVTSCVVVPCSFSHTGGNLPSSRLRGIWHEYDGTKRNIYHEDYTLIKDSFKGRTRLVGELGQKNCTLEITEVKGHDNGPFCFRVELVRTENNDPTKDKFSFVEDCVELNMLTEPPKPTVIKPKTATQGKPYTVTCSVIHTCPTHVPKLTWNLDSTNIIVHHKDIKQGNWETQSILTVIPEEKDDNSEITCTAEFNGGRTSPETFTLHVKRVENYNHIIIPSVVGIGTTVAFILVCIFMTKKYKKRIEELQSRDGSMWNRLSRMSRRIRSGAGPSRSDQRRSIWSRFSRRPKGDMVDFGHSPNNVNSKSCDNQKVTKPRFPSPKSQPKSYNYKEDPDEGDDYINTADLNIYGNI